From a single Mus caroli chromosome X, CAROLI_EIJ_v1.1, whole genome shotgun sequence genomic region:
- the LOC110286828 gene encoding uncharacterized protein LOC110286828 encodes MVKATEKMHNLTQDVMSSTSTSKPKRGTICHIPDAVPSTWTSEPKTVDICLTPDVEPSTSTAEPKTVKICCHQSKSKCSKKIRTPKVPTRKSKKTLRRTLKKKTTKNNNTAPKRRFDL; translated from the exons ATGGTGAAAGCAACTGAGAAGATGCACAATCTGACACAGGATGTTATGTCATCAACTTCGACATCCAAACCAAAGAGAGGGACAATCTGCCACATACCAGATGCTGTGCCATCAACCTGGACTTCTGAACCCAAGACAGTGGACATTTGCCTCACACCTGATGTTGAGCCATCAACCTCGACTGCTGAACCAAAGACAGTGAAGATCTGCTGTCATCAGTCCAAGTCCAAATGTAGCAAGAAGATTAGAACGCCCAAG GTGCCTACCAGGAAGAGCAAGAAAACCCTGCGAAGGACGctgaaaaaaaagacaactaaGAACAACAATACAGCACCTAAACGGCGTTTCGACTTGTGA